In Eupeodes corollae chromosome 3, idEupCoro1.1, whole genome shotgun sequence, a single genomic region encodes these proteins:
- the LOC129950251 gene encoding homocysteine-responsive endoplasmic reticulum-resident ubiquitin-like domain member 2 protein has product MEGNAPPKLSSISDLEDVRLIVKTANQQFEDLIVHSEPSWTVRRLKLHLCQVHPSNPSLPEQKLIYSGQLLNDELILKDILRSYKDVETENHIFHLVYLPKISATRPKLPEPKPLLNIKKQEQKLEKPIIPPPPVIPSSTDGLRHRNVASSSSSSASTSASIPSVSASTSASKTPFTAASQQPQGAATSASATTTQQEQQQQQQHIPNIAFAFSQLAGAAGCLSNMPNVMPYLYPGQANIGPLTEQQVAMQNWVQQIYHNYMEQCLKLANVTFNEDQIPKIAPCIPMFMPMPQFMPPGFPNPQPTIPTATSSVPSASAYSSPPPPAESDTPGTSRAARANFAPRVIPVIPPTAAATTTATAAQQPQPGVAPTVGTAAAPAAAPAQAPAPVPAENVEQPPPQPRFPNIVQEEQDNRDWLDSFYSVTRLLALLTLVYFYSSPLRCLVVAIIAFGIYLYHTGFFQTRRQGQAQAQAQAQAQANNNNRNINNNQNINDNNAPAGGDAAAAAAGTAAATAHDTPPQAAATTETNQSTAGDSEPLISSAAPPGSETTTTSLIAFVRTFVVSFFASLLPETPAL; this is encoded by the exons AGCCTTCCAGAACAAAAACTTATCTACTCAGGCCAATTGCTCAACGATGAACTAATACTTAAAGACATCCTACGAAGTTACAAAGATGTTGAAAccgaaaatcatatttttcatttagtttACTTACCAAAGATTAGTGCCACAAGACCTAAATTACCAGAACCCAAGCCAttgttgaatattaaaaaacaagaacaaaaattggaaaaacccATAATACCCCCGCCGCCAGTGATACCATCATCAACTGATGGTCTACGTCATCGAAATGTtgcatcttcatcatcatcatcagcatcaacatcTGCATCAATTCCATCTGTGTCAGCGTCAACATCTGCATCAAAAACACCTTTTACAGCTGCGTCACAACAACCACAAGGAGCAgcaacatcagcatcagcaacGACAACTCAACAagagcaacaacagcagcaacaacacaTACCAAATATAGCTTTTGCATTTTCACAACTTGCAGGCGCTGCTGGATGTCTTAGTAATATGCCCAATGTGATGCCTTACCTTTATCCGGGTCAGGCGAATATTGGTCCCCTTACGGAGCAACAGGTGGCAATGCAGAATTGGGTTCAGCAGATCTATCATAACTACATGGAACAGTGTCTTAAACT TGCTAATGTAACGTTTAATGAAgatcaaattccaaaaattgcGCCCTGCATACCAATGTTTATGCCGATGCCACAGTTCATGCCACCAGGCTTCCCAAATCCACAACCAACAATACCTACTGCAACCAGTAGTGTGCCGTCGGCATCAGCCTATTCGTCGCCGCCGCCGCCTGCAGAATCGGACACGCCTGGTACGAGTCGAGCTGCAAGAGCCAATTTTGCTCCAAGAGTGATACCTGTGATACCGCCAACGGCAGCAGCAAccacaacagcaacagcagcacaGCAACCTCAACCAGGTGTTGCTCCAACTGTGGGGACAGCAGCGGCACCAGCCGCCGCCCCAGCACAGGCTCCAGCTCCAGTTCCAGCTGAAAACGTGGAACAACCACCACCACAACCCCGTTTTCCCAATATTGTTCAAGAAGAACAAGACAATCGCGATTGGCTGGACAGTTTTTACTCAGTCACTCGCCTCTTAGCACTGCTCACACTTGTTTATTTCTACTCATCGCCGCTCAGGTGCCTCGTTGTTGCTATAATTGCTTTTGGAATTTATCT atatCACACGGGATTCTTTCAAACCCGGAGACAAGGCCAAGCCCAAGCCCAAGCCCAAGCTCAAGCCCAAGCTAACAACAACaatagaaatataaacaacaatcaAAACATCAATGACAACAATGCTCCAGCGGGAGGAGATGCAGCCGCAGCAGCAGCAGGAACAGCAGCAGCCACAGCACACGATACTCCTCCCCAAGCGGCGGCAACGACAGAAACTAATCAAAGTACTGCTGGAGATTCAGAACCATTGATTAGTTCAGCTGCACCGCCAGGAtccgaaacaacaacaacgtcgCTAATAGCATTCGTTCGAACATTCGTTGTGTCATTCTTTGCTTCATTGCTGCCCGAAACGCCAGCATTGTAA